tgtggactaaaggctatactgtgatgtttttagagcgacatgctatactatgatgtttgttgggcgacacactatactataggcttttttaattgacatattactgtgacttttttttttgttttagtttttttgtttttttttagcaacataagaattcgaacagttttaaaagttactatacttttacttgtgcaatgaaatattattctatggcattttttagatgacatattatactctgatgttttcttgaattaaatactattttgacaatatactgcactatgacattttttgaaccacatatcatacatgacaattttaggcaacatcctatcattttgtgctttttgaaccacataataatctatgttttggtttttattcttgccaacatgctgtactatgaactacaggccatactatgttattcttgagtaaagtatactatactttgtcgttttctgaactacatcctatactatggcgttatacacagagtgctttggttacatgttgatttataatctagatttttttctgttttgttttttgatgggattaccacagacctgaccgtgaacaccgtcgacacccacctgagggagacgctgtctaagatctcaaggctgcttggtcgtggtctttctggcacgtactcttccaagatgagccgggaagtttaacactgatggaatgacaccaggtctaagccgacaaacttccaattcctcctcaacccatagtctctgggaaacctacatggaataagaaaagtagacagagaagtaattaagtctgtacacaacatattaaaaagaaatcatgctaataaattaagtacaaagaaccgaattcgccaatatactggagaccagagctatttaatttgataagtataaccttgtttagtaacatttcaattatttgagagcagtcctaaagaactgcctgtaatcccaatcataaaatgggtttggaggaagaacatagatggtaatctggatatatatgagttaggctttataactactattggtagtattggtggtagtaatagcaatgtgactactactagtagtagtggtagtactcactactgctgctgatactggcactgctactacaacttgtaatactattacaaatgctgatactacttctacgactctaacagctgtttatactactactgctgcttgtacttttagtattactactactgcttgtacaactatactacagctactattaatcgtctggtatttggttgtcaagctgcttgctcgccttagtgttttgctagtggctaactagttagctctcatagactggaagctctcaacaagatttcataataaaaaaagagccaaaaactattcttacctatgaaaagtcatcccaagtttccttgtctcaatcgtacagcacagtgtgtaattgtatgcagcacagtgagccagcatacttcttgtttccgttttcacgccgtctacatcaacggaatgcactgaaactttgcccccactcgCTTAGCTTCgcagtagcacgcagctcaaaggggcgtgtcctatctactcattcatatctatgagaacaacgatagctacacataaggacgcctgacgttgattagctgcgtaaataccattatatacagtctatggtaaatacgtatgtgaatcgcatcactggctgcagcagccagtcaccggtcactcactgactcacattgaaaaatagcacagaatgaattgttacgtgtttattttatttacaatttaggttggatttttttttgtgcagcgcagattttgtgtgcgcggagaccgtgtcagcagtgcgcaactgcgcacgcgcgcagcttagagggaacagcgCTTCCAACACATTCTGTAGCctaataaataaagaaacacgTCATTATTCAACACTGTAGAGCCAAATTAACCTCATCAGCAAAACTAAAAGTCACAGACTTTTACTAAAAACTGATTTCAGGCAgcttgaaatgttgaaaatgtggacatcagaagtttcactgtgaaaatatatattttttccacattttcaaactttaaaacgtgtcaattttgactcgcaggGCGACACGAGGGATAAACAATAGTAACTCTGTGTCAAAAAATGTACGCAAAATGCATCTTAGAAGatcatttcctatttcagtgacagaagtattgcacaaatattggccaaactgtcaaaaatgaacactgtttacatccaggaattagtctgatccttagaccctgtgagcatttacaaccccatcttcattccaaaCCTGGACCAGATACTTGTGTCTGAAAGGACAGTGAGCAGTGATGCCTGAGTGTGTCTCTGTTGTCTGTGAACAGGTGAGAAACGAGGCCAGAGGTGTGTATATCTGCTATGAAGACAGAGGGAGGCAAAGTATCTGATTTCCCCTCGTCATCGGCGCTCCCTCCAAGGTCCTCAGCTGTTGCAGACTGTCAGCTTGACCTGGGACTGCTGGGCCTGACACAAAACCAAGatacacaaatacagacatACACTCACACGCTGGGCCTACAGTCAGTCTGGAAATCACCTGAGGAGAACATAGAGGGAGCACAGGAAGGGACCAGACCGTTGATTCAGCATCCTGAGGGCCTGAAGTGAGGAAGCAGGTCGACTGGTTTGTTTGTTGGCCTCAACGCTGAGCAGACAGCAGGTGAAGAACCCGTTAACAGAGACCCACCGTTTGTAGTTTCCATCTGTGTGATCTGAGCAGATTTGGACAAAAGGTAAGTTTGAGAGTTTTTCATTCAAATGGTGACAAAAAGTATTAAAGCCCATCAGTTTACTTCAGAGGAAGTTAAATTAGCTTCAAAATACGACCTGGATAACCACCATGTTTTTACATAAACACTTTTTTGGTGTCAGaattttacacctttttttgTAGGCTGCAGACGAAACCCAAATTTAGCTGCCAAGAGATTGAATTTCACGAGCCTAGAATAGGTCGAGTGAAGTAGACGAGTACAAACACTGAGTGGTTTTATGCATACATTAGGTCACATAACCATAATACACACACGAGATTTTATTCTCTGTGTCTAATTCTATAGGTGCtcaaatgtttgtgtttgcagtgagttgttctgtttgttgtaCAACCTAGTTTGTGTTTCACAAATGTCCATTTCCATTCCAATTTTGTTTTATAATTGTACATTTTTGATCAATATCAATATGGAACTAAATTTTACATGTCaatacatttttactcagtgtTCAAATGTAGAACAGGCCTATTTCCTGCCACATGCATGTGGTTTATAAAGCATACTGACTTTTCTAACAATAATTCACGGTGGTTGAAGAAGTATTCAGATGCTTTAATACCCTGTGTCAAGGAAAACTCTTTAATGCATCAAATGTAGTTAAGGTATTAAAGGAAAAGTCCTGGTTTTGTCCCTCTGCCtgatattttattgtatatgacatcattagattattaatttCAGCAGCACGTTGTtgttgaagctgctgcaggtggagccagTTTGATCTACGTTCTATAGTTAAATCTGAGGGGTCATGAAGTGAATAactggagaggaaaaaagataaaacaaagtTCTGATACAGAGGTATGCCTCTCTGATTTCTGTAAAGATACtggatcatttgaacatttattgagaAGTTTAACAATATTTGACGGAGCTGTTAACAGCTCAGAAACATCCAAAAAGTGACCCAGACTACACTTTTTAGTCAGTAGTTGtgatcatttgaacatttataggaaaaaaacacttgagaagttgaaagagaagaaaaatctgtatttgatGAAGCCGTTATCGACTCACAGACGTCTGAAAAGTGAACTCGACAACTCAACTAACCCTACCCCTAACCCAACTTTTTGTAAGTCGTCAATAATCTTGGAAGCCGCTTTTGTAACCTCTGATGGtgtgttttaaaagtttaatatgTTATCCATTGTGGAAAATCTTCATCCTAAAAgcaactaaagctgtcagataaataaagttgaatagAAAGTACCATAATTTCCTCTTAAATGTAGTAAAGTGCAAgtggcagaaaatgaaaatgctcGAGTAAAGTACCTCAAAACTGTGCTTAAGTACAATACTTAGTAAATATATTTTGTCACTTTCCATCACTGattattcaaaatgtaaagGAGCAAAGTAAGAATCACAgctctttaaaaatgtcatcagtTTCCTTTTGTATTTGAGCAAACACGTTAAATACTTAACGCTTAAATTCTGTGCAACTTGCTCCAATTATTGCTTTTCTCaaactgattttgtgtcttaaagTCTTTCATCTAAACCTGACTGTGATTTCTCTCTAGGTGGGGCAGTGTTGATATTGTTGACACCACATCATGGATCAGTGAGTAGAATCCTTGACATCTTTATAATCTCCACAAGCTTCTATTCGAGTTCTAGTGAGCTAAATGTTGCAGACTGAAAAGCATCAAAATCTCCAAAACCAGCATCATAAATGATCAGTGTCTCTCTATATACAAGGATAAAGCTGAATCCATTTTCATTCCACTAATGCACGGtttttaatgggaaaaaaaacgtaatatgtagaacaatactgtaatttttgaatttaattctcaaaaagaattcagtttttcccagttaaatgtacatattgttgtactggtaatggaaacatgctgcaatatttttaACAAGTAACATGGATGACAAGTATCTGCATTTAttgcatgtaaaaaatacaacttgttattggtcaaattgatgtacttttgtgttaataacggacGTATGcgttaatatttatgacagttAGAATtgcaatttttgctaaaaatccatcacttttcatttccacattacagcttccagatcacagagtgtctacaaaggaacacaacatttagtcgcagctatctggaactgaatgatgcaaaaaacaacaaaaacaagacaaaatattacaaaaattagactcAAAACGACAAAGgcgacaaacaaaatgacaaaaactgagacaaacaacacgaaacaaaacaaaaaattaggcaaaaaagttacaaagtgacaaaaaaatggacaaacaacaaaaacgggataaaaaaaataaccaaaatgtaaaacaaaatgacaaaaatgctacacaaaaaacatatttaatgtcaaatgcactaactgttgtgctgatgatggaaaaatgctgtaatatttataataagttacacaaactttattttatgtggtattttcatgtaaattttaacattttgaaaggtaaaaacttttttttacatgaaaatatggaatgaagcacatttttaatcctaaaatcaacaatatcaatacatttctttaccataaatgtagaaaatgttttatcgtATTTTTTCCTTTAGTGTGCAACACAAGATTCACTTTATAATCAAAAGTTTGTAGTGAAAAACCTCTCAGACTCCTGATATGTGGCTGCACCAGTCcatctttgtgtttcattttttgtttctctcaggGAGGATGACAAAAACTCTGTGGACATCCACGACAACCCTCCGGCTCCCGACAACGtggtgagggaggagggagacaCGGTGAGTGACGGCACCATGTCAACCCCCCACCGTTAGCCCCGCCATTCCCCAACTGTTTAAAATAGCCCCCAGCTGGGGCAGGATCGCAGCGCAGCGTCAATAGTAAAAATAAGAGCTCAGACTGAAGTGTGTCAGAGTTCTATAACACGGTGGGGTGATCTGTGAGGGACGGTTTGATTAAAATGTGCTCCATTAGGTGCTAAAAAGCAGAAAGTAAAGATAGGAAACTaaatatttggctttttttggcaatatcAAACCCTAAGTTGACATTTAATCAGTGCCACATTCTAatgcagaggtgtcaaactcattttagttcagcccagtttgatctccagtggaccagaccagtataattagagcataataacctacaaataaccacaactccaaattttttcctttgttttaattcaaaaaagtacattctgaaaatttaaggaattatctttttacaaaacattatgaacaaattgaaatttgtcaagaaaaataagtgaaatttcagcaacattcagcctcagtttatcatttccacattacaacttccagatcacagagtgtctacaaaggaacacaacatgtggtcacagctatctggaatgGAATGATATAGTATTCTATTTCTGATCaatatgacaaaagtcagaaaaaaagacaaaaaacaacaaaaacaacaaaatattacagaaatgagacacaaaatgacaaaaggaagaaacaaaatgacaaaaattgagagAAACGATAcgaaacaaaaaatttgacaaaaaagttacaaaaaaagaacaaatgacaaaaacaaggcaaaaaatttcaaaaacatgagacaaaacaacaaaaacatgagacaaataacaaaaatcggacaagaaaagacaaaaaaacaacaaaaacaagacaaaatattacaaaaatgagacacaaaatgacaagtcagacaaacaaagacaaaaaccaacaaaaacaagacaaaatattacaaaattagacacaaaacgacataagtgagaaacaaaatgacaaaaaatgacaaaaaagttacagacaataaaatggccaaacaaaaacaagactaaaaaattatcaaagtgagaaacaaaaacaacaaatacagcaaaacacaaaatgacaaaaatgagacaaaaaacacaagtgagacaaaaaggaaacataaaacgacaaaagaagagacaaaaaacaagacaaaatattgcaaaaacgaggcacaaaacgacaaaaacgtgaaacaaaatgacaaaaaatgagacaaacgacacgaaacaaaacaaaaacttagACAACAAAGTTATAAAgtgccaaaaaatgacaaaaatcttgcacaaaatgatgaataaagcaaaacaaaaaagaacaaaaatgacacaagaaacatgagacaaaaaggaatcacaaaatgacaaaaacatgaaacaaatatcagacaaaaacagataaaaacaagaccaaatattacaaaaatgagacacaaaaagacaaaagaacaatgaacaatctagtattttactttatgagcagaacaacttgtcatggtctggaaatgattttaaatttatagttttactaatttacaatctgcagttaatgtcttctctggaatttttccactttgaggaccggattggaccctctggaggactgcgggccgcatgttggacacccctgttctaaTGACTATGATATATAGGAAATATCGgcactttaatatttaagattAGTACTCAAATGAAGTTGTGTGTCTTCAGGTCTATTTCATCtatgaggaggaggtggaggtggaggagaaggaACCAGAACCTCCTTCAGAGCCGGTTGTCCGGGTCAACGACAAACCCCACAAGTTCAAGGACCACTACTGCAAGAAACCCAAGTTCTGTGACGTCTGCGCTCGCATGATAGTCTGTAGGTAGCAGtaatcatctatctatctatctatctatctatctatctatctagtctatctatctatctatctatctatctatctatctatctatctatctatctatctataatctatctatctatctatctatctatttagtctatttatctatctttagtctatttatctatctatctatagtctatctatctatagtctatctatctatctatcatctatctatctatatatagtctatttatctatctatctatagtctatctatctatctatctatatatagtctatctatctatctatctatagtctatctatctatctatctatctatgtatctatctatctatctatctatagtctatctatctatagtctatctatctatctatagtccgtccgtctgtccgtccatctatccatccatccatccatccatccatccatccatccatccatccatccatccatccatccatccatctatctatctatctatctatctatctatctatctatctatctatctatctatctatctaactggTATGACTTCTTGGTTTAAGTGAACAACAAATTTGCTCTGAGGTGTAAAAACTGTAAGACCAACATCCACCACTCCTGTCAGTCCTACGTCGAGTTCCAGAGGTGCTTCGGCAAAATTGTGAGTTTGCTTTTGTGTATCAAGGTTGCTGATGTTCATGATTAAAATGGCTGGAAATGCTCAACCAGGTGTCTCTATGTGTTCCTTGTAGCCGCCGGGCTTCAGACGGGCCTACAGCTCTCCACTGTACGGCAGCGACCAACCAGACCCCAGTGAGTCCAAATCTGACAATACGTctctttacatttacatttcttaACCTTGTGTTCATTAGAGTAACTGAGGCCAcgtcctattttttttttctaagaacTGCTTGGTAGTTTTAGCAACAACCTTGAGGTATTTTTATGAGCTACATTTGCTACAGTTACTCACTTTATGACagcaaaatactgaaaaactaGTCCCAAAttggaaaatacaaaaaaagagtagttaaataaatgaaatataataatCATGATAAAACCCTTGGTCTCCATATTTtgttacttcttttttttcaaaaaattttcttagtgctttttttttttttcaaaataaagaagaGGCACAGaatctttaaaacaaaagagacacaaactttAGATATCTGTCAGGCTTTGGGTGCATTTGTGAGACTTAATATTTCTTAAATATGTGCTATAACCTTTCTAATGTTGCATATTAATCTATCAAATCATTATTCCTGGAGCTGTGCAGCCTATTTGTGTAATTATTCTGTCTTTCACCAGACAATCCGAACCGGAACGACCCCGTTTTCGACACCCTGAGGGTCGGCGTCATCATGGCGAATAAGGAACGCAAGAAGAACGAAGGCGACAAGAAAAACGTGAGTGAATAATATCACTTCATTTAAAGCAGTCAACTTTAGAAATACAACTTCAGAAAAAATGCCAAGATATTCATGTAAATATAGCAGCTTTGAAAGGCTTTTAACTATGAGATCTACGTCCTCTAGatgttgatgatgatggaggaggaggaagaagagaaccAACAGCCCAAAGAGAacgaggagggaggagaaggtAGAAATAAACAATCTAAAATACGCTACAGATGGATGACAAATGGAAGGAAAAGCCAACATGAAGTATCTTAGTGtcaccagaacagcttcagtaaCGTTGATTCTCAAAGTCTCTTAACTCTCTACTGGTGGCATCGACACCGTTTCTCCAACAGACATTTCCTCagttggtgttttgatgatggccTTTCTTACATTTTGGTCCAACATCACGAGACCACGAGATCTGGTGATTGTGAAGGCCCCTCATGCTCTCTAGATGAAGGCATTTCCATCCTGGAAGGGACGACTCCCAGCAGAACCAAACTGTTTTATCACTCAGAAtaactctgtattttttttccagtgactCTTCCCTCTAAATGGTGACAAATGAATCCAAACCACAGCTATAGAACGCCTCCTAAAGCATTAGGGGtcaaattttcatgttttttccttCAAGTTGCCACCCGTCTGTAGTTGTGGTCATGAAAATTGCAGTTTTGCATTTAATAAAATTCACAAACTGTGCTTTAATTAGACAGGATGCTGTAGAGCTGAAATAGAGAAACAGGAAGGTGTTGTTGACTCTGATGTCTGACGTTCATTCAGGGAAGCCtgatgacaaaaaggagaagggAGGAGACAAAGCTGATGacaaggtgagaaaaaaaaaagtccagcaaCCACTGGAAACAGGTGATTACTAGGGGTGGGAATCACCGGTACCTCATGATACGATACGCGATACATGGCTCACGATACTGGTACTATCATGATATAGCAATACTGCGATGATCAGTATATTGCAAGACAATCACATAATGATACATCTGtcactgaaaaatacaaaatgcctGTAAAAAGATTAAGTTCactatttacttatttactgcAGTTTGGAGTCACTTTCACTGGATTTGACTCTAATTTGGATGAACCACTGAACAAAAGCTGCCTATAGTGTTGCCATAGGCCCatttaacaaacacacagactgcaACTGACCACTAATGTTCACATGTGCCATCACATAAAGAGCTGGAGTTGcttttttggtgaaatattttctgcttgGTATTCATACCTTGGTTCCAGTGTGTGCAGCATTTTTCGAAAACCTTCATTTTCGACCACACTGTACGGGCAGAGGTCCTTGCTAATGAGCCCAGTGATGGACTTAGTAATGCTGTCGGCCCTCGGGGACGAGAAATTAAGCTTTGCTTTAAACGCTGCATTGAAACGTTAGATGGACCAGACGCTTTCTGGGCGAGGAGTTCAGGATGGCAGCGTTGCAGGAAGGTTTGCATGTTAATGGTGTTTCCTGCGTAGTTCACTTTGAGGAGGCAGTTTGCATAGTCTTTgttgatctatctatctatagtctatctatctacccatccatctatctatctatccatagtctatctatctatctatctatctatctatctatctatctatctatctatctatctatagtcagtctatatatctatagtcagtctatctatagtcagtctatctatctatctatctatctatctatctatctatctatctatctatctatctatctatctatctatcatctatctatctatctatctatcgtctatctatctatctatagtcagTCTATATATATAgtcagtctatctatctatctatctatctatctatctatctatctatctatctatctatctatctatctatctatcgtctatctatctatctatagtcagtctatctatctatctatagtctatctatctatctatctatctatctatctatctatctatctatagtcagTCTATATATAgtcagtctatctatctatctatctatctatctacctatagtCTATCGATCTATCAATCGATCTGTCTATTTATCTATGGTGCCTTATTAAATTAAAGTATCGATATTTGACTCAAGCGTATTGACACTCATATTGCATGAGGAAAGATGACGATATATCGCTGTAGCGATATTTTGTCCCACCC
The nucleotide sequence above comes from Amphiprion ocellaris isolate individual 3 ecotype Okinawa chromosome 8, ASM2253959v1, whole genome shotgun sequence. Encoded proteins:
- the stac3 gene encoding SH3 and cysteine-rich domain-containing protein 3 — translated: MDQEDDKNSVDIHDNPPAPDNVVREEGDTVYFIYEEEVEVEEKEPEPPSEPVVRVNDKPHKFKDHYCKKPKFCDVCARMIVLNNKFALRCKNCKTNIHHSCQSYVEFQRCFGKIPPGFRRAYSSPLYGSDQPDPNNPNRNDPVFDTLRVGVIMANKERKKNEGDKKNMLMMMEEEEEENQQPKENEEGGEGKPDDKKEKGGDKADDKSKGTFSQSHYYLALYRFKAIEKDDLDFHPGDRITVLDDSNEEWWRGKMGEKSGYFPTNYLIKVRASERVFKVTRSFVGNREMGQITLKKDQIVVKKGDEKGGYLKVSTGRKLGYFPADLLQEITVT